A single region of the Grus americana isolate bGruAme1 chromosome 3, bGruAme1.mat, whole genome shotgun sequence genome encodes:
- the TTLL2 gene encoding probable tubulin polyglutamylase TTLL2, with translation MEMKADDYDRRDVLRPLVFRLHENVPAIVREVLLERGWTEFDKKEQDDADWNLYWRNSPFRMTDHHSIKPWQRLNHYPEAVRITRKDYLARHLKRMKGAYGSALYEFSPVAFIMPNDYVKFIAEYSKERQSVGRRPSYWICKPVDLSRGRGILIFQDIKDLVYDCTVIVQKYISNPLLISGYKLDLRLYVCVTSFYPLTIYTYEEGLVRFATEKFDLSSLDNVYAHLTNTSINKYGASYKKYKDGIGCGCKWTFSKFRSYLRIFGVDDMLLWQKINNIVILTLLAVAPLPVASNCFELFGFDILIDDKFKPWLLEVNYNPALCLDCSIDDTVKRKLLHDIVELLNYKQIDTFRQNQVAGTKAGRRRVPWGTDGESATKEAPGLLACQKVAKRTSASSVQPALQAARGSIRKVVALTKKTTRACPIKTQTSQLCERINMPKIPSQAKAEAKNKQIPGAGHSPHKSAQLSRWLPTPDFCNHELTIRPYFLSDKDQRPISRVGDFVLIFPFNEAALQASRDGIDVKSIIKEINKLVSKQLPSKQQNTKKRVGYLTSV, from the coding sequence ATGGAAATGAAGGCAGATGACTATGATAGAAGAGACGTCTTGAGGCCTTTGGTGTTCCGTCTCCATGAGAACGTCCCTGCCATAGTCCGTGAGGTTTTACTGGAACGCGGCTGGACTGAATTTGACAAGAAGGAGCAAGATGATGCAGACTGGAACCTGTACTGGCGGAACTCACCTTTCCGCATGACAGACCACCACAGCATTAAACCGTGGCAGAGACTCAACCACTACCCAGAAGCTGTCCGGATCACCAGAAAAGACTATTTGGCAAGGCATCTGAAACGTATGAAAGGAGCATATGGATCAGCTCTGTATGAATTTAGTCCAGTGGCATTCATCATGCCCAATGACTATGTCAAATTTATAGCAGAATACAGCAAGGAGAGACAGTCAGTAGGTAGAAGACCTAGCTACTGGATTTGCAAGCCTGTGGATCTCTCCCGTGGAAGGGGCATACTCATTTTCCAAGACATTAAAGACTTAGTATATGACTGTACAGTCATTGTGCAGAAGTACATTAGCAACCCATTGCTCATTTCAGGGTATAAACTGGATCTGCGCCTTTATGTCTGTGTCACCAGTTTCTACCCCCTCACCATTTACACTTACGAAGAAGGACTGGTGAGGTTTGCCACTGAAAAGTTTGACCTCAGTTCTCTAGACAATGTCTATGCCCACTTAACAAACACCAGCATCAACAAATATGGAGCTTCgtataaaaaatacaaagatggGATTGGCTGTGGCTGCAAATGGACGTTCAGCAAATTTCGTTCTTACCTTCGAATATTTGGGGTTGATGACATGCTCCTCTGGCAAAAGATCAATAACATAGTGATTCTCACCCTGCTTGCTGTAGCCCCCTTACCGGTGGCTTCCAATTGCTTTGAGCTCTTTGGCTTTGACATCCTGATTGATGACAAATTCAAGCCGTGGCTTTTAGAAGTCAACTACAATCCAGCCTTGTGTTTAGACTGTTCCATTGATGACACCgtgaaaagaaaacttcttcACGATATTGTTGAACTGCTGAACTACAAACAGATTGACACTTTCAGGCAAAACCAAGTGGCCGGGACAAAGGCTGGCAGAAGACGGGTGCCCTGGGGCACAGATGGTGAGAGTGCCACCAAGGAGGCTCCTGGCTTACTCGCGTGCCAAAAAGTGGCTAAACGTACTTCTGCTTCTTCAGTACAACCTGCCCTGCAGGCTGCAAGAGGATCAATTCGTAAGGTGGTTGCCCTGACTAAGAAAACTACCAGAGCATGTCCAATAAAAACACAGACTTCCCAGCTGTGTGAAAGGATAAACATGCCAAAAATACCATCCCAAGCAAAAGCTgaagctaaaaataaacaaatcccAGGAGCTGGGCATTCTCCACACAAGTCTGCCCAACTCAGTCGCTGGTTACCTACACCTGACTTCTGCAACCACGAGTTAACTATACGCCCCTATTTCCTCTCTGATAAAGACCAGAGGCCTATCTCCCGGGTAGGAGATTTTgtccttatttttcctttcaatgaaGCTGCACTTCAagcttccagggatgggataGATGTAAAAAGCATcataaaggaaataaacaaattaGTGAGCAAACAGTTACCATCAAAACAGcagaacacaaagaaaaggGTAGGCTATTTAACCTCTGTGTAA